A window of Strix uralensis isolate ZFMK-TIS-50842 chromosome 35, bStrUra1, whole genome shotgun sequence genomic DNA:
gactggctcttaggaaggatttctgtccagaaggggctgttgggcgttggaatgggctgcccagggcagggggggagtccccatccctggaggggttgaagagtcgggttgagccagcgctgagggatctggtggagttgggaacggtcagggggaggttcatggtggggctggaggagcttcaagggcttttccaacctcgatgattctgtgaaatctctttCCCGTGGCCTTTTCCTGTGTCCTTGTGCCCCGTGAGCTGCATCAGTGTGGGGTTGTTTCCTGGGGTCACCCCCACCCTCCCGCGGTACCCCTGGAGCTGCTGAGCAGCCTCAAAGGTTCGTAGGAACTTTGGCCAAGGCGTTGCCCCTCACTAGGGTTTTGGATCTTCGTTCCTACAGCCGACGGGATGGCGGATGGGAATGAAAACGGTCTGGAGGAGGTGGAAGGGGCTGAGCTGGTTTGGGACCTGTCGGAGGTGGTCATCCCCCAAGAGCCAAGCCCGGCGGCGCAGCACGAGGGTGAGACTCAACCCCAAGGCTCTGAAGAACCAAACGATGACGCCCATGGACGCCCGTCACGGAGGGAGGGTGGTCGGCTGCAGGGCTGCCGTGGGAGACGTTCCACCAAGAAACCCTACAGCTGCAGCAAGAGCGGGGCCACCCCGGAGCCCCCCTATAGCTGTCTGGAGTGCGGGAAGATCTTCAGTCGAAGGTCCTTCCTCATCCCCCACCAGCGCATCCACACGGGGGAAAAGCCCTTCACCTGCCACGAGTGCGGGAAGGGTTTCCGAGTTGGGTCGGCTCTCAACAAGCATCAACGGATCCATACGGGCGAGAAACCCTACAAGTGCTCGGACTGCGGGCGGCGTTTCCGTCTCACCTCCACCCTCAGCGCCCATCGGAAGATCCACACCGGGGAGAAACCCTACGTCTGCCTTGTTTGCGGGAAGACGTTTCGGTTGAGTACGTATCTGGTGGCCCACGAAGCCACCCACAGCCTGGACAACCCTTTTCGGTGTCTCGCGTGCGGGAAGAGCTTCAGCTTGAGACGGTACTTGGCCATTCATCAGCGGATCCATACGGGAGAGAAGCCGTTCAAGTGCTCGGTGTGCGGGAAAGGCTTCAGCCGGAGATCGATCCTGATTGTTCACCAGCGGGTCCACACCGGGGAAAAACCCTACAAGTGCCCCGAATGTGGGAAGAGCTTCATCATGAGTTCAGACCTCGTCGCCCATCGGAGGATCCACACCGGGGAGAAACCCTACAACTGTCTCAACTGCGATAAAAGCTTTCGGTTGAGCTCCCACCTTACGAGACACCAGCGAAGCCACACCGGGGAGAGACCGTATAAATGTCTGGATTGCGGGCAAAGCTACACAGACAGCTCGGGCCTCATCAAGCACAAGAAGATCCACCTGCAGAAGAAGCAGAGGACATCTCAGGGAGCCCACCCAGGGGAGGGACGTTATAAATGTCCCTACTGTAGTAAGAGCTTCCATGCCAAGTCAACTCTGGTCCTTCACCGGGGCACCCACATCGGAGAGCGACCCTACAGATGCTCCAAGTGCGAGAAGACCTTCAGCCACAGCGCGACCCTACTGAAACACCAACGAATCCATACGGGGGAGAGACCCTTCAAGTGTCCCGACTGCGAGAAGTGCTACAACGACGGCTCAACCCTTCGGAGACACCGGAGGAGACACACCGAGGAGAAACCCTATAAGTGTCCCACTTGTGGGGAGTGTTTCGGTGCCATCGCAGCTCTCCTGAAGCATCAGCGGTTCCACACCGAGGGGAGACCTTACAGATGCTCCGACTGCGGGAAAAATTTCCACTCTAATTTCCTCCTCGTCACCCACCAACGGATCCACACGGGAGAAAGACCCTATACCTGCCCCATCTGCAAAAAAACCTTCCGCCAAGCCTCCCACTGCACGAGGCACCAGGAGATTCACAGGAGGCCCACGGCCGGCGTCGCTCTCCGTGACACGTCCCAGCACCGCGCGCAGAAAGGAAAGACCCGGCACAGAGCGGGAGCAGAGGCGGGACGTGATGATCAATTGACTCCAGATGGTGCTTCCACAGGTCAACAATAAAAGAATTTGAGATGCGCCCCCCCGAGTCCACCAACTCTCCAAGTTACTCCTCCGCAGAAGACGCGCCCCGTGTCCTACCTGATAACCACGGTTGTGTAAGTCTTTGCACGCCCGGGTCTCAATCTGAGCCCGGTATTAGTGAACTAGTGGTGACACGGGGATCCTGTGTCCATCTTTTTGTAGCGTGACCCTTGTTCTTCTCGCCCTGTTGCCATCGAGTGCCTTTGGGCTAAGGCTTTGATGGCTCTTGCTTTTAAATTTGATAGTATTCCCTCATCGCCAAGTCCATCCCCGAGCACTATCAACTCACTCCCCTCCACCACCGCATCATCCCTACCCCTCGCTACAAATTTATCTCTTAATTGAACATTTTTTGCAGCGTAAACGCTTAAATCAGCCGTTGAAACAGGCGAAAGGAGGAGGCACGATAAGCTTTAACGCAATTTAAACTTGAATACCACTTAAAACTTCAATAAACCCAAACTCATCCCGACCAACCCTCCCACCATCCTTCTCAACTCGCCCTTGACTTCATCCCCCGTTTTTACCGAAGGAGGTCCCCGTGTGGTTCAGAAAAAAGCACTTTTGGGTCCCGATTGGTCCTTAAGATGAGCAGTATTAACAAATACGTCTGGACGGGACCCACCTTCTCGTTTAGCGTTGACGAGGGGTGGCTGGCCTGGCCCCGTAGCGATGTCCTACCTCGGCTCAACTTAGGCCTGTGCAAGGACCCGCCCTTTTTGGGGACAGTGCTCGGTGGCATCGACGCCGGAGTCCTGGTCAATAAGCCAGACGCAGCGGCTACTTCGCTGTGGAATCTTCGTATTCCCTTAAAATCCTCGTGACTTCAGCCGGAAATGGGATTGAGGTTGACCCCGAAGACAATTAACGTTGACGAGAGCGTCCAATTAACAACGACCGCGTCGTTATTAAACGCCTTGGGGGTAACCCAAGGGAACGTTTCCTCGGCGCTGAGTTGCCAACGGTGGATTCGAGCCGAAACCTCACGAGAAGGCGCCACCAGAAATGTACGCGTGAAGTTGCGTGGGGTGACGCCGCCCAATGTCACCCGGTGGCACCTGGGAATCTTCGCTCCTGACGGAAACGCGGACGTAGCTCGGCGACGTGAGACGCCGCTTCGGAACGAACCTTCCCGGTCGCATCTCTGGGTTGGCCGATCCACCGCCCGTCCCGTGGCCAACGGCCTTGGTAAGGGTCGGGAGGAGGGTGGTGGCCATCAGCTGAAGATGGCGGCCCAGAGCCAGGAGCGGGGTCCGCGGGTGAAGGAAACTCCTTTTGAACCCCAAATCGGTGCCTTCAGTCCCTTGGGGGAGTCCCCTCCCGCCACGCCCCCACGAGGTGACGCTCGTCTGCGCCACCTTCGCCCGTTTGTTTACAATTTTGcgttatttttctatattttgaCTCTTCGCAGCCACACTACCAGgattaattaattcattaaaagTGTCTTTCCCGCCCAATCGGGATGCGATTTTAACGATTCCACCCCAAATTACCCCTCATCAACTCCCCCCCCTCCACCACCGCATCATCCCTACCCCTCGGTACGGATTTACCtctaattaaacttttttttttttttttttgcagcagaaaCGCTTAAATCAGCCGCTGAAACAGGCGAAAGGAGGAGGCACGATAAACTTTTAACGCAACCGAAACCGGAACGTGACTCAAAACTTCCGTTTTTCTCAGAGAAATCTGAGAAATTCtacaaaatattcaaaaaatagTCAAGTGTTGGCGGTGGGGATCCATTTTAGGATGATTTCTCGCTGTTACGGTCAATTATTAGCGCAGATGATGCTCAATGCTAAAAGAGGATGATCTGAGCGGGGAATTTGAAATTCTTCAAGTCCCTTAATtaaatcatataaaaaaataattaaattatataaattaaattaaataagtattgtaattaattttagCCCAGTATTAATGAATTATTGGATTTACTGCTGTTTCCATCCAGAAAATTCTAACTCCACTCCGCACACttattctgaaatttaaaaaaaaaatttaaaatttaaaaatttaaaaatttaaaaataaaaattaaaaatttaaaaatttaaaaaatttaaaaattaaaaaattaaaaatttaaaaatttaaaaatttaaaaattaaaaaattaaaaatttaaaaatttaaaaaattaaaaaattaaaaatttaaaaatttaaaataaaaaaaaaattcctaaagcCGTCGTCTCTCTTCCTAGAGAGCTTTTTTAATTGCTGCCGGTCGTTAATGAGTAATTTAATTTTAGGGGGCGCATcaggtggagggggggggggggttgagcTGGTCACTGCTGTGATGAGCCGTCAGTCCTCGGCCTGTCGCAGCGCGGAAGAGGGAAACCTCAGGaatttattggggggggggggcaaattctttaataaatttaataaaattaattttcagttgttATTCTGAGAGTGTTTGGGGGTGACGTGGGTATAACACAGTCATTATTCATGGAAAGTGTGAAATTAAGTTAAAAACCCCAATATTTGGGGCTctaggggtgctgggggggggggggggggatgcttgCAGCTgcttgggggggtccctgggaggttttttttggggggtggcagagggaggggacctgggggggatgtTTGGAGCTTGAAGGACTCTGGAGTTGATCCACAAATATCCcgtggggggggtccctgggagaAATAATCCTGGGGGGGAtcttggggggggtctctgggacgtgtggggtttatttttttgtcggggggggggatgtttggagtttGCAGGACTCTGGCTGAGCCGCAGATATCccttgggggggtccctgggagaAATAATCTTTGGGGGGCtgttggggggggtctctgggaggtgtgtggggttttttttttttggggggggggtatTTGCAGCTTGCAGGACTCCAGAGCTGATCCACAAATATTCTTGGGGGGATCTTGTGGGGGTCTCTGgcatgtgggggtttttttttgggggggggggatgtttggagtttGAAGGACTCTGGACTTGATCCACAAATATCCCTTGGGGGGGTCTCTGGGAggtgagtggtttttttttttggggggggggggggatattttCAGCTTGCAGGACTCCGGATCTGATCCACAAATATCCCTTGGGGGGGAtcttggggggggtctctgggacgtgaggggtttttttttggggggggggggcgatgtttGGAGTTTGCAGGACTCTGGCTGAGCCGCAAATATCccttgggggggtccctgggagaAATATTCCTTGGGGGGCTATTGGGGGGGTCTCTGGGACatgggggtggttttttttggggggggggaaatatttGGAGCTTTCAGGACTCCAGAGCTGAGCTGCAAATATCCCTTGGGGGGATCTTGGGGGCGTCCCTGGGAAAAATATTCTttgggggggtctctggggggtggttttgttttttttttttttgttgggggggCGATGTTTGGAGCCTGCAGGACTCCAGAGCCGAGCCGCAAATATCCCTTGGgaaggcgctttttttttttttttggggggggggggggtgtcacacgGTGGCGGCTGCCGGCAGAGGGCCCCGgccggtggggagggggggatgcgggtgtccccccccccgcgtTGGGGGGTTGGTCTTCCTGGGTCAggc
This region includes:
- the LOC141936913 gene encoding uncharacterized protein LOC141936913 isoform X3, encoding MADGNENGLEEVEGAELVWDLSEVVIPQEPSPAAQHEGETQPQGSEEPNDDAHGRPSRREGGRLQGCRGRRSTKKPYSCSKSGATPEPPYSCLECGKIFSRRSFLIPHQRIHTGEKPFTCHECGKGFRVGSALNKHQRIHTGEKPYKCSDCGRRFRLTSTLSAHRKIHTGEKPYVCLVCGKTFRLSTYLVAHEATHSLDNPFRCLACGKSFSLRRYLAIHQRIHTGEKPFKCSVCGKGFSRRSILIVHQRVHTGEKPYKCPECGKSFIMSSDLVAHRRIHTGEKPYNCLNCDKSFRLSSHLTRHQRSHTGERPYKCLDCGQSYTDSSGLIKHKKIHLQKKQRTSQGAHPGEGRYKCPYCSKSFHAKSTLVLHRGTHIGERPYRCSKCEKTFSHSATLLKHQRIHTGERPFKCPDCEKCYNDGSTLRRHRRRHTEEKPYKCPTCGECFGAIAALLKHQRFHTEGRPYRCSDCGKNFHSNFLLVTHQRIHTGERPYTCPICKKTFRQASHCTRHQEIHRRPTEERPTICEECGRSFSRSSNLAVHQRLHAGEKPYKCLECGKSFSRSSHLITHQRLHTGEKPYKCPNCGKSFSDSSTLITHQRLHTGEKPYKCPDCGKGFNQSSNLTSHQRTHTGERPYKCPECGKSFSVSSYLIRHQKIHTGERPYKCEECEKTFSQSSSLIIHQRVHTGEKPYRCVDCGKWFRNSSDLIRHQRTHTGERPYRCPDCGKSFNRSSNLMTHQRIHTGEKPYECPECGRSFTVSSALIKHQRTHREGKPYECPDCGKSFIRCSNFITHRRTHVG